In one window of Eggerthella guodeyinii DNA:
- a CDS encoding helix-turn-helix transcriptional regulator, producing the protein MLSAIKHYRTAWCIAVGWALLAAWADLFGHSAGFAQSYSGLVGLGNMRIYWLVGLLLLSAAMAAFPRAFERSRRILFFCMPLAASFGTMAFAVAAQQAFFQPEVIALLGIIVAGAGYAWFTFLFCGILAETQSMSCAIGGIVASLALKTALVQVFTGALSEAAQVGLAIVLPFAIAALAEAGERGPRTRTDLDEWVPAPDAPASYRYVAPQILAAALAVATTRVLTPLGFFGDPLNQFMGAMPIVVGTISMIAVLVGLSYVVLAKRTKIHLNRRFMPAFLVVLIAFFVSALTPSSQGIVSAAAEVFITAVEALAHALFWTLVVTAIRLGGASRFRVVGLSTGFYDAVSIIWVAWFFSLGVMSNAAVLLVAFVLVMLVIWLIDRGGGEERPAAPPELVVDRRGEIAERAGLSPRETEVFMMLAQGRSRAFISEELVLSEGTVKTHISHIYTKLNVHGRQEMFDLLLAEDSEAAERDG; encoded by the coding sequence GTGTTAAGCGCCATCAAACACTACCGCACCGCGTGGTGCATCGCCGTGGGCTGGGCCCTGCTGGCCGCGTGGGCCGACCTGTTCGGCCATTCGGCAGGGTTCGCGCAGTCGTATTCGGGGCTGGTGGGCCTCGGCAACATGAGAATCTACTGGCTGGTGGGGCTGCTGCTTTTGTCGGCTGCCATGGCGGCGTTCCCGCGCGCCTTCGAGCGCTCGAGGCGCATCCTGTTCTTCTGCATGCCCTTGGCCGCCTCGTTCGGCACCATGGCTTTTGCCGTCGCCGCTCAGCAGGCCTTTTTCCAGCCCGAGGTGATCGCCCTGCTGGGCATCATCGTCGCGGGCGCGGGCTATGCGTGGTTCACCTTCCTGTTCTGCGGCATCCTGGCGGAGACGCAGAGCATGTCGTGCGCCATCGGAGGCATCGTGGCAAGCCTCGCCCTGAAGACGGCGCTCGTGCAGGTGTTCACCGGCGCGCTTTCCGAGGCTGCGCAGGTGGGACTCGCCATCGTGCTGCCGTTCGCCATCGCTGCCCTGGCGGAGGCGGGGGAGCGCGGCCCGCGCACGCGCACGGACCTTGACGAGTGGGTACCCGCGCCCGACGCGCCGGCCTCGTATCGCTACGTGGCCCCGCAGATTCTCGCGGCCGCGCTGGCCGTGGCAACCACGCGCGTGCTGACGCCGCTCGGATTCTTCGGCGACCCGCTCAACCAGTTCATGGGAGCCATGCCCATCGTCGTCGGAACGATCAGCATGATCGCCGTGCTGGTGGGCCTGTCCTACGTCGTGTTGGCCAAGCGCACGAAGATCCACCTCAACCGCAGGTTCATGCCCGCGTTCCTCGTGGTGCTCATCGCGTTTTTCGTATCGGCGCTCACGCCGTCTTCGCAGGGGATCGTCTCGGCCGCCGCCGAAGTGTTCATCACCGCGGTGGAGGCGCTCGCCCACGCGCTGTTCTGGACGCTGGTCGTCACCGCCATCCGCTTGGGAGGCGCGTCGAGGTTTCGCGTGGTGGGCCTGTCGACGGGGTTCTACGACGCGGTTTCCATCATCTGGGTGGCGTGGTTCTTCAGCCTGGGCGTGATGAGCAACGCCGCTGTGCTGTTGGTTGCGTTCGTGCTGGTCATGCTTGTCATCTGGCTGATCGATCGCGGCGGGGGAGAGGAGCGTCCCGCAGCGCCTCCCGAGCTGGTCGTCGATCGGCGCGGCGAGATTGCCGAGCGGGCGGGCCTGTCGCCGCGCGAGACGGAAGTGTTCATGATGCTGGCCCAGGGCCGCTCGCGCGCGTTCATCAGCGAGGAGCTGGTGCTGTCCGAGGGCACGGTGAAAACGCACATCTCACATATATATACCAAGTTGAACGTGCATGGCCGCCAGGAGATGTTCGACCTCCTCCTCGCCGAGGATTCCGAAGCCGCCGAAAGGGACGGATGA
- a CDS encoding diguanylate cyclase domain-containing protein — MARRGREQSCKRMLPLHPATFAICTALVICVVAYFAWDDVTRRKEDALHTDQVYSARIESVLTSLFHKTDVLEAMIIAEGGSLSEDTFTSLAISLNEGTGVRAIQYLPEGVVTYVYPREGNEATLNTSVFDNPERREDALLAVETRQITLSGPYELLQGGLGLVARNPVFFGEGDNEAFWGFVVVVLDLPQALDPIDLSDLEEAGYNYELYTSSDAGERLSIASSQVPPGNDAVEYGVSVPNHDWTLRLVPKDGWLDRNMLLATGLFGLAMSLLLAIVVRQMQIKRHVLHTLATSDELTGLHNRRWLAEELERWCADESRSFAVCYLDLNGFKEVNDTLGHRQGDRLLVHMADRLRAAFDDADAIVRMGGDEFVVARRDVGPDDVDALVTDLRMTIGKPIALDEAVRSLTAGIGVALFPDDGTDYDALLHCADENMYRDKRAEKASASAQL, encoded by the coding sequence GTGGCGCGAAGGGGACGCGAGCAATCGTGCAAGCGGATGCTGCCGTTGCACCCTGCCACCTTCGCTATCTGCACGGCGCTGGTCATCTGCGTCGTAGCGTATTTCGCGTGGGACGACGTGACGCGCCGCAAAGAGGACGCGCTCCATACCGATCAGGTATACAGCGCGCGCATCGAGTCGGTGCTCACCAGCTTGTTCCATAAAACCGACGTGCTCGAGGCCATGATCATCGCCGAGGGCGGTTCGTTGTCGGAAGACACCTTCACCAGCTTGGCCATATCGCTGAACGAGGGGACGGGCGTTCGCGCCATCCAATACCTGCCCGAGGGCGTGGTGACGTACGTCTATCCACGCGAGGGAAACGAGGCGACGCTCAACACGAGCGTATTCGACAACCCCGAACGCCGTGAGGATGCGCTGCTGGCCGTCGAGACGAGGCAGATCACGCTTTCCGGCCCCTACGAGCTGCTCCAGGGAGGTCTGGGTCTTGTCGCACGCAACCCGGTGTTCTTTGGCGAAGGCGACAACGAGGCGTTCTGGGGGTTCGTGGTGGTCGTGCTCGACCTGCCGCAAGCGCTCGATCCCATCGATTTGTCCGACTTAGAGGAAGCGGGCTACAACTACGAGCTGTATACCTCCTCCGACGCGGGCGAGCGGCTTTCCATCGCGTCTTCGCAGGTGCCGCCTGGGAACGATGCGGTCGAATACGGCGTGAGCGTGCCGAACCACGACTGGACGCTGCGGCTGGTGCCGAAAGACGGCTGGCTCGATCGCAACATGCTGCTCGCCACCGGTTTGTTTGGCTTGGCCATGAGCCTGCTGCTGGCCATCGTCGTCCGCCAGATGCAGATCAAGCGCCACGTGCTGCATACGCTGGCCACGTCCGACGAGCTTACCGGTTTGCACAATCGCCGGTGGCTTGCGGAAGAGCTTGAGCGCTGGTGCGCCGATGAGAGCAGGAGTTTCGCTGTCTGCTATCTCGATCTCAACGGGTTCAAAGAGGTCAACGACACCTTGGGCCATCGACAAGGCGACCGGTTGCTCGTACACATGGCGGATCGCCTGCGCGCCGCGTTCGACGATGCCGACGCCATCGTGCGCATGGGTGGCGACGAATTCGTGGTGGCGCGGCGCGATGTGGGGCCGGACGACGTGGACGCGCTCGTGACCGATCTTCGCATGACGATCGGCAAGCCCATTGCGTTGGACGAGGCCGTGCGCTCCCTCACCGCCGGCATCGGCGTCGCGCTCTTCCCCGACGACGGCACGGATTACGATGCGCTTTTGCATTGCGCGGACGAGAACATGTATCGCGACAAGCGCGCGGAAAAGGCGTCTGCCTCCGCACAGCTCTGA
- a CDS encoding serine/threonine protein kinase: protein MAKIVSSWNDWDPLKRVIVGRCDYSMIPPEEPATSEKVPVDSEMRGMWGPRPTATVERGNECLDNLVKILEDRGVVVDRPTPLQWNQAIGTPDFRNDSMMTCMPPRDILLTIGNEIMASANSFRCRYFEYLAYWPLMKQYFDEDPEFKWTQAPRPRLTDASYKHNYYDEKISLEDRLVRTANKDFVTTEVEPMWDAADVMRMGKDLFIQHGLTTNRTAMEWFQRYYPELRVHAVNFPGDPYPIHIDATFVPLRPGLIINNPQRHLPEEQRAIFEANDWQIVDAAQPAHTEPPALCYSSVWLSMNCLVLDPKTVIVEASEVHQQEQMDKLGMNVIPCDLRDAYPFGGGLHCSTADVFREGECLDYFPNRVADPTLIHPEMWND, encoded by the coding sequence ATGGCGAAGATAGTCAGCTCTTGGAACGACTGGGACCCGCTGAAGCGCGTGATCGTGGGCCGCTGCGACTACTCGATGATCCCGCCCGAGGAGCCCGCGACCTCCGAGAAGGTGCCCGTCGACTCCGAGATGCGCGGCATGTGGGGCCCCCGCCCGACGGCCACCGTCGAGCGCGGCAACGAGTGCCTCGACAACCTCGTGAAGATCCTCGAGGACCGCGGCGTGGTCGTCGACCGCCCGACGCCTTTGCAGTGGAACCAGGCCATCGGCACGCCGGACTTCCGCAACGACTCCATGATGACCTGCATGCCGCCCCGCGACATCCTGCTCACCATCGGCAACGAGATCATGGCGTCGGCCAACTCCTTCCGCTGCCGCTACTTCGAGTACCTGGCCTACTGGCCGCTCATGAAGCAGTACTTCGACGAGGACCCCGAGTTCAAGTGGACCCAGGCCCCCCGCCCCCGCTTGACGGACGCCTCCTACAAGCACAACTACTACGACGAGAAGATCTCCCTTGAGGACCGCCTGGTCCGCACGGCCAACAAGGACTTCGTCACGACCGAGGTCGAGCCGATGTGGGACGCCGCCGACGTGATGCGCATGGGCAAGGACCTGTTCATCCAGCACGGCCTGACCACCAACCGCACCGCCATGGAGTGGTTCCAGCGCTACTACCCCGAGCTGCGCGTCCACGCCGTGAACTTCCCCGGCGACCCCTACCCGATCCACATCGACGCGACCTTCGTGCCGCTGCGCCCGGGCCTGATCATCAACAACCCGCAGCGCCACCTGCCCGAGGAGCAGCGCGCGATCTTCGAGGCCAACGACTGGCAGATCGTCGACGCCGCCCAGCCGGCCCACACCGAGCCGCCGGCGCTGTGCTACAGCTCCGTCTGGCTGTCCATGAACTGCCTGGTCCTCGACCCGAAGACCGTCATCGTGGAGGCCTCCGAGGTGCACCAGCAGGAGCAGATGGACAAGCTCGGCATGAACGTCATCCCCTGCGACCTGCGCGACGCCTACCCCTTCGGCGGCGGCCTGCACTGCTCCACGGCCGACGTGTTCCGCGAGGGCGAGTGCCTCGACTACTTCCCGAACCGCGTCGCCGACCCGACCCTCATCCATCCCGAGATGTGGAACGACTAA
- a CDS encoding DMT family transporter: protein MADNNKDLKVGKDVDGSGGYEMKLNLGTIAMLISATGMGLVPLFSRWATRTDMFDGAAGFNAGDSIGALMAVGRMGMGVLFFVVLLVATHKVHVFKKLKLTPAIALGGLMIGMSLACYVTSTLLTTVSNAVLFIYIGPVICVLLARIFRKEPMSPLQWICLAAVFIGMLFGEGLLGFGVGGQVFGLDFNLVPSTPEFPMKGIGDAFGIASGFFYGASMFFNGYRKDADTTARGVWNFIFAVLGAGVITIVLNSLGATPGMENWALNVHFTTFNWIGAVLLWIICGPIALGFLLVAGRNLPAADYGTIAYWEVPVALFIGLVVFGEPFTINTALGAILIIGGGAIPSVKGMVAGRKHKQEVEIRENLAAKLAEEEAKEKLK, encoded by the coding sequence ATGGCAGACAATAACAAAGACCTTAAGGTCGGCAAGGACGTGGACGGCTCCGGCGGCTACGAAATGAAGCTGAACCTGGGCACCATTGCCATGTTGATCTCGGCGACGGGCATGGGCTTGGTTCCCCTGTTCAGCCGCTGGGCCACGCGTACCGACATGTTCGACGGTGCGGCGGGCTTCAACGCAGGCGACAGCATCGGCGCCCTGATGGCCGTTGGCCGCATGGGCATGGGCGTGCTGTTCTTTGTCGTGTTGCTCGTTGCGACGCACAAGGTGCACGTGTTCAAGAAGCTCAAGCTGACGCCGGCTATCGCGCTGGGCGGCTTGATGATCGGCATGTCGCTGGCCTGCTACGTGACGTCCACGCTGCTGACCACCGTGTCGAACGCGGTGCTGTTCATCTACATCGGCCCCGTTATCTGCGTGCTGTTGGCCCGCATCTTCCGTAAGGAACCGATGTCGCCTCTGCAGTGGATTTGCTTGGCGGCGGTGTTCATCGGTATGTTGTTCGGCGAGGGCCTGCTCGGCTTCGGCGTGGGCGGCCAGGTGTTCGGCCTCGACTTCAACCTCGTGCCTTCGACCCCCGAGTTCCCGATGAAGGGCATCGGCGACGCCTTCGGCATCGCTTCCGGCTTCTTCTACGGTGCTTCGATGTTCTTCAACGGCTACCGCAAGGACGCCGACACCACGGCTCGTGGCGTGTGGAACTTCATCTTCGCCGTCCTGGGCGCCGGTGTTATCACCATCGTCCTGAACTCCCTCGGTGCCACCCCTGGCATGGAGAACTGGGCGCTCAACGTGCACTTCACCACGTTCAACTGGATCGGCGCGGTGCTGCTGTGGATCATCTGCGGCCCCATCGCTCTGGGCTTCCTGCTGGTCGCCGGCCGCAACCTGCCGGCTGCTGACTACGGCACCATCGCTTACTGGGAAGTTCCCGTCGCGCTGTTCATCGGCCTGGTCGTCTTCGGCGAGCCGTTCACCATCAACACGGCATTGGGTGCCATCCTCATCATCGGCGGCGGCGCTATCCCGTCCGTGAAGGGCATGGTTGCCGGTCGCAAGCACAAGCAAGAAGTTGAGATCCGCGAGAACCTCGCTGCCAAGCTGGCGGAAGAGGAAGCCAAGGAAAAACTGAAGTAG